The Paenibacillus sp. MBLB1832 genome has a window encoding:
- the atpG gene encoding ATP synthase F1 subunit gamma, with the protein MAKGMREIKRQIKSTQNTKQITRAMEMVAAANLRRAQQAAEAARPYSDKLKEVVASIAAGTKGVKHPMLQTREVKKTAYLVITSDRGLAGGYNANVLRKVMNEIRERHKSTAEYSVFVIGRKGNNFFTKRNVPIVQHVTGLPDSPTFADIKTIAASAVSNFVNGSYDQLFLVYNKFQNAISQVPTMVRLLPMEEVTSTTTASYEYEPSAEGVLEVLLPKYAETIIYSAVLEGKASEFGARMTAMNSATKNATKMISTYTLAYNRARQAAITQEIAEIVSGASANA; encoded by the coding sequence ATGGCAAAGGGAATGCGCGAGATTAAGCGCCAGATTAAATCTACTCAAAACACGAAGCAAATTACGCGCGCGATGGAAATGGTCGCGGCTGCGAACTTGCGTCGAGCTCAACAAGCAGCAGAAGCAGCTCGTCCTTACTCGGATAAGTTGAAAGAAGTTGTTGCGAGCATCGCAGCAGGCACCAAGGGTGTGAAGCACCCGATGCTGCAAACACGCGAAGTGAAGAAAACCGCTTATTTGGTTATTACATCGGACCGTGGTCTAGCAGGGGGCTACAATGCGAATGTTTTGCGTAAAGTAATGAACGAAATTCGTGAAAGACATAAATCGACGGCGGAATACTCCGTTTTCGTGATCGGTCGTAAAGGAAATAACTTCTTCACGAAACGCAATGTGCCAATCGTGCAACACGTTACAGGTCTTCCAGATTCACCGACTTTCGCGGATATCAAAACAATCGCTGCTTCAGCTGTCAGCAACTTTGTGAACGGTTCGTACGACCAGTTGTTCCTGGTATACAATAAGTTCCAAAATGCGATCAGCCAAGTGCCAACCATGGTTCGTTTGCTTCCGATGGAGGAAGTAACGAGTACTACAACGGCTAGCTATGAGTATGAGCCGTCAGCGGAAGGCGTACTGGAAGTATTGCTGCCGAAATATGCGGAAACGATTATTTACAGCGCAGTGCTTGAAGGTAAAGCGAGTGAGTTCGGTGCGAGAATGACAGCGATGAACTCAGCGACCAAAAATGCAACGAAGATGATCAGCACTTACACACTAGCGTACAACCGTGCACGTCAAGCAGCAATTACGCAAGAAATTGCGGAAATCGTCAGCGGTGCCAGCGCGAACGCTTAA